One Glutamicibacter mishrai genomic window carries:
- the rpsK gene encoding 30S ribosomal protein S11, with protein sequence MPPKTRGAVRKPRRKDKKNIAQGQAHIKSTFNNTIVSITDPTGAVISWASAGEVGMKGSRKSTPYAAQMAAEAAAKRAQEHGMRKVDVFVKGPGSGRETAIRSLQAAGLEVGSIQDVSPSAHNGCRPSKRRRV encoded by the coding sequence ATGCCCCCAAAGACTCGTGGAGCGGTACGTAAGCCGCGTCGCAAGGACAAAAAGAATATTGCGCAGGGACAGGCGCATATCAAGAGCACCTTCAACAACACCATCGTATCGATCACCGATCCGACTGGCGCTGTTATCTCGTGGGCTTCGGCCGGCGAGGTAGGCATGAAGGGCTCGCGCAAGTCGACCCCATACGCTGCCCAGATGGCTGCTGAAGCCGCTGCAAAGCGCGCTCAGGAGCACGGCATGCGCAAGGTTGACGTTTTCGTCAAGGGCCCGGGCTCGGGACGCGAAACCGCGATCCGTTCGCTGCAGGCTGCTGGCCTTGAGGTTGGATCCATCCAGGATGTTTCCCCAAGCGCTCACAACGGTTGCCGCCCATCAAAGCGTCGCCGCGTCTAA
- the rpsM gene encoding 30S ribosomal protein S13 translates to MARLAGVDIPREKRVIIALTYIYGVGKTRAEETIAATGINPDTRVKDLTDDQLVQLRDFVEGTYKVEGDLRREVQADIRRKVEIGSYEGIRHRKGLPVRGQRTKTNARTRKGPKRTVAGKKKTR, encoded by the coding sequence TTGGCTCGTTTAGCAGGCGTGGATATTCCACGCGAGAAGCGCGTAATCATCGCGCTGACTTACATCTACGGCGTGGGCAAGACCCGTGCAGAAGAGACCATCGCAGCGACCGGTATCAACCCGGACACTCGCGTCAAGGATCTCACCGATGACCAGCTCGTGCAGCTGCGCGACTTCGTCGAAGGCACTTACAAGGTAGAAGGTGACCTGCGCCGTGAGGTTCAGGCTGACATCCGCCGCAAGGTCGAGATCGGATCCTACGAAGGTATTCGTCACCGTAAGGGCCTGCCGGTCCGCGGTCAGCGCACCAAGACCAACGCACGTACCCGCAAGGGCCCGAAGCGTACCGTCGCAGGTAAGAAGAAGACTCGCTAA
- the rpmJ gene encoding 50S ribosomal protein L36, giving the protein MKVNPSVKPICDKCKVIRRNGRVMVICENPRHKQRQG; this is encoded by the coding sequence TTGAAGGTTAACCCTAGCGTGAAGCCGATCTGCGACAAGTGCAAGGTAATTCGCCGCAATGGTCGCGTCATGGTGATCTGCGAGAACCCACGCCACAAGCAGCGTCAGGGCTAA
- the infA gene encoding translation initiation factor IF-1, translated as MGKKEGVIQVEGTVSEALPNAMFRVELPNGHVVLATISGKMRQHYIRILPEDRVQVEMSPYDLNRGRIVYRYK; from the coding sequence ATGGGCAAGAAGGAAGGCGTCATCCAGGTAGAGGGCACCGTCTCGGAGGCACTGCCGAACGCGATGTTCCGCGTGGAGCTGCCAAATGGACACGTAGTGCTCGCCACTATCTCGGGTAAGATGCGTCAGCACTACATTCGAATCCTCCCAGAGGACCGAGTGCAGGTTGAAATGAGCCCATACGATCTCAACCGAGGTCGTATCGTTTACCGCTACAAGTAA
- the map gene encoding type I methionyl aminopeptidase, which translates to MAFGQPKIEYKSNSEILKMRQAGLVLAEALDEAVAMARPGVTTEAINKVFGKVLERNNATSNFLGYHGFPANICASVNHEVVHGFPSDYELKDGDVLKIDGGAIVDGWHSDSARTVLIGKNIDPADQRLSDITEQAMWAGIAAAANARFIGQIGQAIDDYVTSQPGDELGILEDYCGHGIGSAMHMAPDVLNYNSGHRGPRIKPGMALAIEPMLVRGGIETSVLEDDWTVVTNDKSNASQWEHTVAFHMGGIWVLSAHDGGEAGLAPFGVTPSPIKP; encoded by the coding sequence TTGGCTTTTGGACAGCCGAAAATCGAGTACAAATCCAACTCTGAAATCCTGAAGATGCGCCAGGCTGGCCTCGTGCTGGCCGAGGCATTGGATGAAGCCGTTGCGATGGCTCGCCCCGGGGTGACCACCGAAGCGATCAACAAGGTGTTCGGCAAGGTGCTCGAGCGCAATAACGCGACCAGCAACTTCCTGGGCTACCACGGTTTCCCAGCGAACATCTGCGCCTCGGTCAACCACGAAGTGGTGCACGGCTTCCCTTCTGACTATGAGCTCAAGGACGGCGACGTGCTGAAGATCGATGGCGGCGCCATCGTTGACGGTTGGCACTCCGACTCGGCGCGCACCGTGCTGATCGGCAAGAACATCGACCCGGCCGACCAGCGCCTGAGCGACATCACCGAGCAGGCGATGTGGGCAGGTATCGCCGCGGCGGCCAACGCCCGCTTCATCGGCCAGATCGGCCAGGCCATCGACGACTACGTCACCAGCCAGCCAGGCGACGAGCTGGGCATCCTGGAAGATTACTGCGGCCACGGCATCGGCTCGGCCATGCACATGGCGCCGGATGTATTGAACTACAACTCCGGGCACCGCGGCCCGCGCATCAAGCCGGGCATGGCCCTGGCCATCGAGCCGATGCTGGTGCGCGGCGGCATCGAGACCTCGGTGCTGGAAGATGACTGGACCGTGGTCACTAACGACAAGTCCAACGCTTCGCAGTGGGAGCACACCGTGGCCTTCCACATGGGCGGCATCTGGGTGCTCTCGGCCCATGACGGGGGAGAGGCCGGCCTGGCGCCCTTCGGCGTGACCCCTTCGCCGATCAAGCCATAG